In Drosophila busckii strain San Diego stock center, stock number 13000-0081.31 chromosome 3R, ASM1175060v1, whole genome shotgun sequence, the sequence TCATGTCGCCGTACATTTCATTCTTGCAGCGCAGTTTAAAGATGAACGATGAAAAGTTAATATCGGAAAATATtttctcagcagcagcttgatcATTTTCGAGAGCATCGCCAACTTCTTGAGCTGTATGCTTGAGCAGTTGCTCGCCAGCCTCATTGAAGCAGGTAACCCAACGATTTGAGGTCCAATCACCAATGCTCATCTGTGACAAAGAGTATAaagtttaaatgtaaataaatccacattaaatgtaaataaatagcaactCACATTCACAAGCAAACGATATTTGAAGTTTGGATAGGCTGCGTTGCAGCGCTCGCAGCGATATTGACCATTTCCCTCATCGACGACCTTCTTGTTGCACTCGGACTGCGGACAGGCCTTGTAAAAAGAATTCTCCTGTTTGACTATGTGCACGACAGCCTTGCATTGGAAGTAGTCGGGCTTGTCGCCTGAGCCTAGATTACGCATGCGCGCCTCCTTAAGGGTAATCCAATCGGTGCTgaagctgccgccgccagtgCGTGCCGACACCGAGTTGCTTATGTTATCACCACCGCCATTGTCGAACCAGCCGCGCAGCTTGTGTGCCTCCGGTATATCAGGGTTAAGTTTTACGCGTGAGCCACCGCCCATGCTAAGACTCTTGCCACCATTGAATTCATTAATGCGCCCATTCTTTACCATCAACACTGGCTGCACATGACCATCAAAATTGACAGCTTCATCGCCCCAAAGCGTTAGAGTTATCGCCGAGTTGCTCATGTCGACCAGTGTAAGATCGCGTTTCTTAAACTCCTTGTTGGTGGTTCGAGAAGTAAAAGTCTGCAGCTCGCCCACATCTTTGCAAATGCCAATGGTGTCCACTGTTGCTTTATCCTCCATGCTGGCCACTTGGGAAATAGGCACTAAATCAAACTTGACCTCGGGTATGCCTTCATTCTCGGCATCCTCGCATAACTGCACCATAGTTTCACCAGTGAAAGTCATCTCATAGTCATTCTTCAGCTGCGAAAACTGCTTGTTAGCCGGCTTGAGCTGACACTTGGAGAAAAAGTAGACATTGTCAACTTCGATGAGATCATAGAACTTGTCGCATTGCTCCTTAAATGCTGTGGCGCGAATCTCCCCCGACTCATCCATTAGATCCATGCTAAAGAGCTTGCCCTCGCCGCGTGCATTGCTCCAGGTGCGTATGGCTGTCTTGGCCGTAACGCGTGCCTTAATAACCCATTTATTCTGATACGGACTGAGACTGGCAATGGGATGAGTAAGTCCAGCATTAAGTGTGCTGTTCATGGTGCCGTTCATTttgtcattgttattgttgttattgttactgctattgttgttatacaTGGGCTCCTTTTTCGGAGGCGCACTAACAGCTGCTGGTGTAGCTTCAGCAGCTGGCTTGGCTGCATTTTCATAGGTCACAGGCTCACCAATCTTTGACTTCACCTCATCTCCTGAATTCAGCACTGTGAGCTCAGTGACAATCAACACACGCCTGTcgacaaaaattatatttaatatttgatcgGCGTACACTGTAG encodes:
- the LOC108601919 gene encoding replication protein A 70 kDa DNA-binding subunit, whose amino-acid sequence is MPIASLTTGVIARIMHGEDVAQPVLQVLGIKRINTNSEQERYRLLMSDGKYYNSYAMLASQLNEMQQKGMLSENTIVRLDKYMTSMVGKEGTGKRVLIVTELTVLNSGDEVKSKIGEPVTYENAAKPAAEATPAAVSAPPKKEPMYNNNSSNNNNNNNDKMNGTMNSTLNAGLTHPIASLSPYQNKWVIKARVTAKTAIRTWSNARGEGKLFSMDLMDESGEIRATAFKEQCDKFYDLIEVDNVYFFSKCQLKPANKQFSQLKNDYEMTFTGETMVQLCEDAENEGIPEVKFDLVPISQVASMEDKATVDTIGICKDVGELQTFTSRTTNKEFKKRDLTLVDMSNSAITLTLWGDEAVNFDGHVQPVLMVKNGRINEFNGGKSLSMGGGSRVKLNPDIPEAHKLRGWFDNGGGDNISNSVSARTGGGSFSTDWITLKEARMRNLGSGDKPDYFQCKAVVHIVKQENSFYKACPQSECNKKVVDEGNGQYRCERCNAAYPNFKYRLLVNMSIGDWTSNRWVTCFNEAGEQLLKHTAQEVGDALENDQAAAEKIFSDINFSSFIFKLRCKNEMYGDMTRNKLNVQSLAPINYKEYNKHLIKELKEMTGIGPAN